A stretch of the Uranotaenia lowii strain MFRU-FL chromosome 3, ASM2978415v1, whole genome shotgun sequence genome encodes the following:
- the LOC129754475 gene encoding CAP-Gly domain-containing linker protein 2-like, producing the protein MINEEDEGINQDEENVEEERVEHQQDVENFNNQEEAAESEHQGDATEKKEETVDELNNSSKLYPETDVMEVSFSTSNTKHENIPDWVVVGESVQIRPYNTSGVISFIGDTHFQGGTWIGVELDTPTGKNDGTVQGIQYFNCKPKHGIFVRVDKLILDKRGRAIRELKKAEKMKAELAGKTGQQKPISANGPRK; encoded by the exons ATGATCAACGAGGAAGACGAGGGTATCAACCAGGATGAGGAGAACGTGGAGGAAGAACGAGTTGAGCATCAGCAAGATGTGGAGAATTTCAACAATCAGGAAGAGGCTGCCGAAAGCGAGCACCAAGGCGATGCTACGGAAAAGAAAGAGGAAACGGTCGATGAGCTGAACAACAGTTCCAAGCTGTACCCGGAAACTGACG TAATGGAGGTGAGCTTCTCGACATCAAACACGAAGCACGAAAACATTCCGGACTGGGTGGTGGTCGGTGAGTCGGTGCAAATCAGGCCGTACAATACTAGCGGCGTGATTTCGTTCATTGGCGATACTCATTTCCAG GGCGGAACCTGGATCGGCGTTGAGCTGGACACACCAACGGGTAAAAACGACGGTACCGTCCAGGGAATACAGTACTTCAACTGTAAACCGAAGCACGGTATTTTCGTTCGGGTTGACAAGTTGATTCTGGACAAGCGGGGTCGTGCAATTAGGGAGCTCAAGAAGGCGGAAAAGATGAAAG CGGAACTGGCCGGTAAAACTGGGCAGCAGAAACCGATCAGCGCCAACGGGCCCCGTAAATGA